The proteins below are encoded in one region of Streptomyces sp. NBC_00490:
- a CDS encoding Lrp/AsnC family transcriptional regulator: MAESPDGGRPLPPPRPLDAIDEDILKMLQADGRASIRSVAERVHVSRANAYARINRLVEDGVIRGFGARVDHERAGQGTSAYITLKIVQNSWRTVRAQLIQLPGASHIALVGGDFDVLLLVHTPDNRALRELVLTRLQAIPEVLSTRTLLVFEDEDLEPQG, encoded by the coding sequence ATGGCCGAGAGCCCGGACGGCGGTCGCCCGCTGCCGCCCCCTCGTCCCCTGGACGCCATCGACGAGGACATCCTGAAGATGCTCCAGGCGGACGGCCGCGCGTCGATAAGGTCGGTGGCCGAACGCGTGCACGTCTCGCGCGCCAATGCCTACGCGCGTATCAACCGCCTCGTCGAGGACGGCGTGATCCGCGGTTTCGGCGCCCGTGTCGACCACGAACGCGCCGGTCAGGGTACGTCGGCGTACATCACCCTGAAGATCGTCCAGAACTCCTGGCGCACGGTCCGCGCACAGCTCATCCAGCTGCCCGGCGCCTCCCACATCGCCCTGGTCGGCGGCGACTTCGACGTCCTGCTCCTGGTCCACACCCCGGACAACAGGGCCCTGCGCGAACTGGTCCTCACCCGCCTCCAGGCCATCCCGGAGGTCCTCAGCACCCGCACCCTGCTGGTCTTCGAGGACGAGGACCTGGAGCCGCAGGGCTGA
- the pdhA gene encoding pyruvate dehydrogenase (acetyl-transferring) E1 component subunit alpha: MTVMEQRGAYRPSPPPAWQPRTDPAPLLPDAEPYRVLGTETAAKADPGLLRRLYAELVRGRRYNTQATALTKQGRLAVYPSSTGQEACEVAAALVLEDRDWLFPSYRDTLAAVARGLDPVQALTLLRGDWHTGYDPREHRVAPLCTPLATQLPHAVGLAHAARLKGDDVVALAMVGDGGSSEGDFHEALNFAAVWQAPVVFLVQNNGFAISVPLAKQTAAPSLAHKAVGYGMPGRLVDGNDAAAVHEVLAAAVRRAREGGGPTLVEAITYRVEAHTNADDATRYRGDAEVETWRQHDPIALLEHELTTRGLLDDDAIQAARDAAETMAADLRERMNQDPELDPMDLFAHVYAEPTPQLREQQAQLRAELAAEQEGAH; the protein is encoded by the coding sequence ATGACGGTCATGGAGCAGCGGGGCGCGTACCGGCCATCGCCGCCGCCCGCCTGGCAGCCCCGTACCGACCCCGCGCCGCTGCTGCCCGACGCGGAGCCGTACCGCGTCCTCGGCACGGAGACGGCGGCGAAGGCCGACCCGGGCCTGCTGCGCCGCCTGTACGCCGAACTGGTACGCGGCCGTCGGTACAACACGCAGGCCACCGCCCTCACCAAGCAGGGCCGCCTCGCCGTCTACCCCTCCAGCACCGGCCAGGAGGCCTGCGAGGTCGCCGCCGCGCTGGTCCTGGAGGACCGTGACTGGCTCTTCCCCAGCTACCGCGACACCCTCGCCGCCGTCGCCCGCGGCCTGGACCCCGTCCAGGCGCTGACCCTGCTGCGCGGCGACTGGCACACCGGCTACGACCCGCGCGAACACCGGGTCGCCCCCCTGTGCACCCCCCTCGCCACCCAGCTCCCGCACGCCGTCGGCCTCGCCCACGCGGCCCGCCTCAAGGGCGACGACGTGGTCGCGCTCGCCATGGTCGGCGACGGCGGCTCCAGCGAGGGCGACTTCCACGAGGCGCTGAACTTCGCCGCCGTCTGGCAGGCGCCGGTCGTCTTCCTGGTCCAGAACAACGGCTTCGCGATCTCCGTCCCGCTCGCCAAGCAGACCGCGGCCCCGTCGCTGGCCCACAAGGCCGTCGGCTACGGCATGCCCGGCCGGCTGGTCGACGGCAACGACGCGGCCGCCGTGCACGAGGTCCTCGCCGCCGCCGTACGCCGCGCGCGCGAGGGCGGCGGCCCCACCCTCGTCGAGGCGATCACCTACCGCGTGGAGGCCCACACCAACGCCGACGACGCGACCCGCTACCGCGGCGACGCGGAGGTCGAGACCTGGCGGCAGCACGACCCGATCGCCCTCCTGGAGCACGAGCTGACCACGCGCGGGCTCCTCGACGACGACGCCATCCAGGCCGCGCGGGACGCCGCCGAGACCATGGCCGCCGACCTGCGCGAGCGCATGAACCAGGACCCGGAGCTCGACCCGATGGACCTGTTCGCCCACGTCTACGCCGAGCCGACCCCGCAGCTGCGCGAGCAGCAGGCGCAGTTGCGGGCGGAGCTGGCGGCGGAACAGGAAGGGGCGCACTGA
- a CDS encoding alpha-ketoacid dehydrogenase subunit beta, with translation MTTVALKPATMAQALTRAMRDAMAADPTVHVMGEDVGTLGGVFRVTDGLAKEFGEDRCTDTPLAEAGILGTAVGMAMYGLRPVVEMQFDAFAYPAFEQLISHVARMRNRTRGAMPLPITVRVPYGGGIGGVEHHSDSSEAYYMATPGLHVVTPATVADAYGLLRAAIASDDPVVFLEPKRLYWSKDSWNPDRPTDVEPIGRAVVRRSGRSATLITYGPSVPVCLEAAEAAQAEGWDLEVVDLRSLVPFDDETVCASVRRTGRAVVVHESGGYGGPGGEIAARVTERCFHHLEAPVLRVAGFDIPYPPPMLERHHLPGVDRILDAVGRLQWEAEG, from the coding sequence ATGACGACCGTCGCCCTCAAACCGGCCACCATGGCGCAGGCCCTCACGCGCGCGATGCGCGACGCGATGGCCGCCGACCCGACCGTGCACGTCATGGGCGAGGACGTCGGCACCCTCGGCGGTGTCTTCCGGGTCACCGACGGCCTCGCCAAGGAGTTCGGCGAGGACCGCTGCACCGACACCCCGCTGGCCGAGGCCGGCATCCTCGGCACGGCCGTCGGCATGGCGATGTACGGCCTGCGTCCGGTCGTGGAGATGCAGTTCGACGCGTTCGCCTACCCCGCCTTCGAGCAGCTGATCTCGCACGTGGCGCGCATGCGCAACCGCACCCGCGGCGCGATGCCGCTGCCCATCACCGTCCGGGTGCCCTACGGCGGCGGCATCGGCGGCGTCGAGCACCACAGCGACTCCTCCGAGGCGTACTACATGGCGACTCCGGGGCTCCATGTCGTCACGCCCGCCACCGTCGCCGACGCGTACGGCCTGCTGCGCGCCGCCATCGCCTCCGACGACCCGGTCGTCTTCCTGGAACCCAAGCGTCTGTACTGGTCCAAGGACTCCTGGAACCCGGACCGTCCGACCGACGTCGAGCCGATCGGCCGCGCGGTGGTGCGGCGCTCCGGGCGGAGCGCCACGCTCATCACGTACGGGCCGTCCGTGCCCGTGTGCCTCGAAGCCGCCGAGGCGGCACAGGCCGAGGGCTGGGACCTCGAAGTCGTCGATCTGCGCTCGCTGGTGCCGTTCGACGACGAGACGGTCTGCGCGTCGGTCCGGCGGACCGGGCGCGCGGTCGTCGTGCACGAGTCCGGCGGGTACGGCGGGCCGGGCGGCGAGATCGCGGCCCGCGTGACGGAGCGCTGTTTCCACCACCTGGAGGCGCCGGTGCTGCGCGTGGCCGGGTTCGACATCCCTTACCCGCCGCCGATGCTGGAGCGCCACCATCTGCCCGGCGTGGACCGGATCCTGGACGCCGTGGGGCGTCTGCAGTGGGAGGCCGAGGGCTGA
- a CDS encoding dihydrolipoamide acetyltransferase family protein: MAQVLEFKLPDLGEGLTEAEIVRWLVEVGDVVAVDQPVVEVETAKAMVEVPCPYGGVVTARFGEEGTELPVGSPLITVAVGAAVADGSTDGAAAKSEGSGNVLVGYGTSEAPARRRRVRPGQGAPVASPAANGQAAVREVVEGPVPVISPLVRRLARENGLDLRELTGSGPDGLILRADVENVLRSAAQDKVAEPAPTAPPQTSAPAPGGIRVPLKGIRGAVADKLSRSRREIPDATCWVDADATELMRARTAMNAAGGPKISLLALLARICTAALARFPELNSTVDMAAREVVQFDHVHIGFAAQTERGLVVPVVRDAHARDAESLTAEFARLTEAARTGGLTPGELTGGTFTLNNYGVFGVDGSTPIINHPEAAMLGVGRIIPKPWVHEGELAVRQVVQLSLTFDHRVCDGGTAGGFLRYVADCVEQPAVLLRTL; encoded by the coding sequence ATGGCACAGGTCTTGGAGTTCAAGCTGCCCGACCTCGGGGAGGGCCTCACCGAGGCGGAGATCGTGCGCTGGCTGGTGGAGGTCGGCGATGTGGTCGCCGTGGACCAGCCGGTCGTCGAGGTCGAGACGGCCAAGGCGATGGTCGAGGTGCCGTGCCCGTACGGCGGTGTCGTCACGGCCCGGTTCGGCGAGGAGGGCACGGAGCTTCCCGTGGGATCGCCCCTGATCACGGTGGCGGTCGGGGCAGCCGTCGCCGACGGTTCCACCGACGGCGCCGCCGCGAAGAGCGAGGGCTCCGGGAACGTGCTGGTGGGGTACGGCACGTCCGAGGCGCCCGCGCGGCGGCGCAGGGTGCGGCCGGGACAGGGGGCGCCCGTGGCGTCCCCGGCGGCGAACGGACAGGCCGCGGTGCGCGAGGTGGTGGAGGGCCCGGTGCCCGTGATCTCGCCGCTGGTGCGCAGGCTCGCCCGGGAGAACGGCCTGGATCTGCGGGAGTTGACCGGTTCCGGACCGGACGGGCTGATCCTGCGCGCGGACGTGGAGAACGTCCTGCGGTCCGCCGCGCAGGACAAGGTCGCCGAACCGGCGCCGACAGCACCACCGCAGACCTCGGCTCCCGCCCCCGGAGGCATCCGCGTCCCGCTCAAGGGCATCCGCGGTGCCGTGGCCGACAAGCTCTCCCGCAGCCGGCGTGAGATCCCCGACGCCACCTGCTGGGTGGACGCCGACGCGACGGAACTGATGCGCGCGCGGACCGCCATGAACGCGGCGGGCGGGCCGAAGATCTCCCTGCTCGCGCTCCTCGCCCGGATCTGCACGGCCGCCCTCGCCCGGTTCCCCGAGCTCAACTCCACCGTCGACATGGCGGCCAGGGAGGTCGTCCAGTTCGACCATGTGCACATCGGGTTCGCGGCGCAGACCGAGCGCGGGCTCGTGGTGCCCGTCGTACGGGACGCGCACGCGCGGGACGCCGAGTCGCTGACCGCGGAGTTCGCCCGGCTGACCGAGGCGGCCCGGACCGGAGGCCTCACCCCCGGGGAACTCACCGGCGGGACCTTCACGTTGAACAACTACGGGGTCTTCGGCGTCGACGGCTCCACACCGATCATCAACCACCCCGAGGCCGCCATGCTCGGCGTCGGCCGGATCATCCCCAAGCCGTGGGTGCACGAGGGCGAGCTGGCGGTGCGGCAGGTCGTCCAGCTGTCGCTCACCTTCGACCACCGCGTCTGCGACGGCGGCACGGCGGGCGGCTTCCTGCGGTACGTGGCGGACTGCGTGGAACAGCCGGCGGTGCTGTTGCGCACCCTCTGA
- a CDS encoding NTP transferase domain-containing protein, giving the protein MTAYDVVVLAGGAARRLGGADKPGVRVGGRALLDWVLAACADARTTVVVADPRPTARPVTWAREDPPGGGPLAALGAGLSRTTAPDVVVLSADLPFLAADTVRHLLATLRTGDTEGALLTDADGRDQPLVAAYRAAALRRELVALGTEHDGLTGLPVRRLTAGLHLTRVPDPVASFDCDTWDDIAAARARIREHGHVLDEWISAVKDELGIELDVDTGVLLDLARDAAHNVARPAAPLTTFLVGYAAAQAGGGPQTVAELARKAADLALGWSEESAPDAGPQPDTDAG; this is encoded by the coding sequence GTGACCGCTTACGACGTCGTCGTGCTCGCCGGGGGTGCCGCCCGGCGGCTCGGCGGTGCCGACAAACCCGGGGTGCGGGTGGGCGGCCGGGCGCTGCTCGACTGGGTCCTGGCGGCCTGCGCCGACGCGCGCACCACCGTCGTCGTCGCCGACCCCCGGCCCACCGCACGGCCCGTGACCTGGGCCCGCGAGGACCCGCCCGGCGGCGGCCCGCTCGCCGCGCTCGGCGCCGGACTGAGCCGCACCACCGCGCCGGACGTCGTCGTCCTCTCCGCCGACCTGCCCTTCCTCGCCGCCGACACCGTCCGGCACCTGCTGGCCACCCTGCGGACGGGCGACACCGAAGGCGCGCTGCTCACCGATGCCGACGGCCGTGACCAGCCGCTCGTGGCCGCGTACCGCGCCGCCGCCCTCCGCCGCGAGCTGGTCGCGCTCGGCACGGAGCACGACGGCCTCACCGGCCTGCCCGTGCGTCGCCTCACCGCAGGCCTCCACCTCACTCGGGTCCCGGACCCCGTCGCGTCGTTCGACTGCGACACCTGGGACGACATCGCCGCCGCCAGGGCACGCATCAGGGAGCATGGGCACGTGTTGGATGAATGGATTTCCGCAGTCAAGGACGAGCTGGGCATCGAACTCGACGTCGACACCGGCGTCCTGCTCGACCTCGCCCGCGACGCCGCCCACAACGTGGCCAGGCCCGCGGCGCCGCTGACGACCTTCCTCGTCGGCTACGCGGCCGCGCAGGCCGGGGGAGGCCCGCAGACGGTGGCCGAACTCGCCCGCAAGGCCGCCGACCTCGCGCTCGGCTGGTCCGAGGAGAGCGCCCCGGACGCCGGCCCCCAGCCCGACACGGACGCCGGGTGA
- a CDS encoding molybdopterin molybdotransferase MoeA, protein MTARTGSDAEDAEDLDVEEVLALVNGDNARTPADRTPPPQHAPPTGGHKPDTHHRATSWPEARAVAGRAARAGTRAAHRAPVSVTLDTALGLTLAGPLTALTDLPSFDTSAMDGWAVAGPGPWDVRDEGILAGHAEPQPLTDGEAVRIATGARVPLDTTAVIRSEHGRTDAQGRLHATRDTRHGQDIRPRGQECRSGDQLLPVGTLVTPAVLGLAAAAGYDTLTAVPRPRAEVLVLGDELLTEGRPHDGLIRDALGPMLPPWLRGLGAEVIAVRRLGDDAQALHKAITTSDADLIVTTGGTASGPVDHVHPTLRRIGAELLVDGVKVRPGHPMLLARTKENQHLVGLPGNPLAAVSGLLTLAEPLLRTLAARPAPEPYALPVRDEAHGHPYDTRLIPVVLRGDSAVPLHYNGPAMLRGIAAADALAVVPPGGARPGQELELLDLPWASAGIEVCFT, encoded by the coding sequence GTGACCGCCCGCACCGGCTCGGACGCCGAGGACGCCGAGGATCTGGACGTGGAGGAGGTGCTCGCCCTCGTGAACGGCGACAACGCCCGCACCCCCGCAGACCGGACGCCCCCGCCGCAGCACGCGCCGCCCACCGGCGGCCACAAGCCCGACACCCACCACCGCGCCACCTCCTGGCCCGAGGCCCGTGCCGTCGCCGGACGCGCCGCCCGTGCCGGCACCCGGGCCGCCCACCGCGCCCCCGTCTCCGTCACCCTCGACACCGCCCTCGGCCTCACCCTGGCCGGCCCCCTCACCGCCCTCACCGACCTGCCCTCCTTCGACACCTCCGCGATGGACGGCTGGGCGGTCGCCGGACCGGGCCCCTGGGACGTACGGGACGAGGGCATCCTGGCCGGGCACGCGGAGCCGCAGCCGCTCACCGACGGGGAGGCCGTCCGGATCGCCACCGGCGCCCGCGTCCCCCTGGACACCACCGCGGTCATCCGCAGCGAACACGGCCGTACCGACGCCCAGGGCCGGCTGCACGCCACCCGCGACACCCGCCACGGTCAGGACATCCGCCCGCGGGGCCAGGAGTGCCGTAGCGGAGACCAGCTCCTGCCCGTCGGCACCCTCGTGACCCCGGCCGTCCTCGGGCTCGCCGCAGCCGCCGGATACGACACCCTCACCGCGGTCCCCCGCCCCCGCGCCGAAGTCCTCGTCCTCGGCGACGAGTTGCTCACCGAGGGCCGCCCGCACGACGGCCTCATCCGTGACGCGCTCGGCCCGATGCTGCCGCCGTGGCTGCGCGGACTCGGCGCCGAGGTCATCGCCGTACGCCGGCTCGGGGACGACGCCCAAGCCCTGCACAAGGCGATCACCACCTCCGACGCCGACCTGATCGTCACCACCGGCGGCACCGCCTCCGGTCCCGTGGACCACGTCCACCCCACACTCCGGCGGATCGGCGCCGAACTCCTCGTCGACGGCGTCAAGGTGCGCCCCGGCCACCCCATGCTGCTGGCCCGCACCAAGGAGAACCAGCACCTCGTCGGCCTGCCCGGCAACCCCCTCGCCGCCGTATCCGGTCTGCTCACGCTCGCCGAACCGCTGCTGCGGACGCTCGCCGCACGCCCCGCCCCCGAGCCGTACGCCCTGCCCGTGCGGGACGAAGCGCACGGGCACCCGTACGACACCCGGCTCATCCCCGTCGTCCTGCGCGGCGACAGCGCCGTCCCGCTGCACTACAACGGGCCGGCCATGCTGCGGGGCATCGCGGCGGCGGACGCGCTGGCCGTCGTACCGCCCGGTGGTGCCCGCCCCGGTCAGGAGCTGGAACTGCTCGACCTGCCCTGGGCGTCCGCCGGAATCGAGGTGTGTTTCACGTGA
- a CDS encoding potassium channel family protein — MKLPGHDAIARQADEHLVTYRVKLPRKVVEHPFRQVARRVIMALLLLVGTALIVYADRGGYSDNSDGSVDLLDAFYYATVSLSTTGYGDITPVSDAARLTNIFLITPMRVLFLIILVGTTLEVLTERTREEWRLNRWRSTLRDHTVVVGFGTKGRSAIQTVCATGLKKEQVVVVDPSSKVIEAATADGYAGIVGDATRSEVLKRAEVHKARKIIIATQRDDTAVLVTLTARQLNKGAKIVAAVREEENAPLLKQSGADAVITSASAAGRLLGLSVLSPAAGMVMEDLIQQGTGLDIIERPVIKAEVGKKPRETEDLVVSVVRGHRVLGYDDVAVGTLELTDRLITIVRATPGSQIAPDVRPLSQD; from the coding sequence GTGAAACTTCCGGGCCATGACGCGATCGCCCGCCAGGCGGACGAACATCTCGTGACCTATCGGGTGAAACTCCCGAGGAAAGTGGTGGAGCACCCGTTCCGGCAGGTCGCCAGGCGGGTGATCATGGCCTTGCTGCTCCTGGTGGGCACGGCACTGATCGTGTACGCCGACCGCGGCGGTTACAGCGACAACTCCGACGGCTCCGTCGACCTCCTCGACGCCTTCTACTACGCGACCGTCTCCCTCTCCACCACCGGATACGGCGACATCACCCCGGTCAGTGACGCCGCCCGGCTCACCAACATCTTCCTCATCACGCCGATGCGTGTGCTGTTCCTGATCATCCTGGTCGGCACCACGCTCGAGGTCCTCACCGAACGCACCCGGGAGGAATGGCGCCTGAATCGCTGGAGGTCCACCTTGCGCGACCACACCGTTGTCGTCGGCTTCGGTACGAAGGGGCGCTCGGCGATCCAGACCGTCTGTGCGACGGGCCTCAAGAAGGAGCAGGTCGTCGTGGTCGACCCCAGCTCCAAGGTGATCGAGGCGGCCACGGCCGACGGCTACGCGGGGATCGTCGGCGACGCGACGCGCAGCGAGGTGCTGAAGCGGGCCGAGGTGCACAAGGCCCGGAAGATCATCATCGCGACCCAGCGCGACGACACGGCGGTGCTGGTGACGCTGACGGCCCGGCAGCTCAACAAGGGCGCCAAGATCGTGGCCGCGGTGCGCGAGGAGGAGAACGCGCCGCTGCTGAAGCAGTCCGGCGCCGACGCGGTCATCACCAGTGCCAGTGCCGCCGGCCGACTGCTCGGGCTCTCCGTGCTGAGCCCGGCCGCCGGCATGGTGATGGAGGACCTCATCCAGCAGGGCACCGGGCTCGACATCATCGAACGGCCGGTCATAAAGGCCGAGGTGGGCAAGAAGCCGCGGGAGACGGAGGACCTGGTGGTGAGCGTCGTACGCGGGCACCGGGTGCTCGGATACGACGATGTGGCCGTCGGGACGCTGGAGCTGACGGACCGGCTGATCACCATCGTGCGGGCGACGCCGGGCTCGCAGATCGCGCCCGACGTCCGCCCGCTTTCCCAGGACTGA
- a CDS encoding ABC transporter permease, with the protein MSTVTQTESQDLAPVSAESLAALLVSGERPPRPSALSASLTFGWRAILKIKHVPEQLFDVTAFPIMMVLMYTYLFGGALAGSPKEYIQFLLPGIMVMSVVMITMYTGVSVNTDIEKGVFDRFRTLPIWRPSTMVGYLLGDALRYTIASVVMLTVGLILGYRPDGGLGGVLAGVALLIVFSFAFSWIWTMFGLLLRTEKSVMGVSMMVMFPLTFLSNIFVDPKTMPGWLQAFVNNSPITHLSSAVRELMAGDWPADEIAWSLGWAGLFVAVFGPVTMRLYNRK; encoded by the coding sequence ATGAGCACCGTGACACAGACCGAGAGCCAGGACCTCGCCCCCGTCAGCGCCGAGTCCCTCGCCGCGCTGCTGGTCTCCGGGGAACGGCCGCCGCGGCCCAGCGCCCTGTCGGCCTCGCTGACTTTCGGCTGGCGGGCGATCCTCAAGATCAAGCACGTGCCCGAGCAGCTCTTCGACGTCACCGCGTTCCCGATCATGATGGTGCTGATGTACACGTACCTGTTCGGGGGCGCCCTGGCGGGCTCCCCGAAGGAGTACATCCAGTTCCTGCTGCCCGGCATCATGGTGATGTCGGTCGTGATGATCACGATGTACACGGGTGTCTCGGTGAACACCGACATCGAGAAGGGCGTCTTCGACCGCTTCCGGACGCTGCCGATCTGGCGGCCGTCGACGATGGTCGGCTATCTGCTCGGCGACGCCCTGCGCTACACGATCGCGTCCGTCGTGATGCTCACCGTCGGCCTGATCCTCGGCTACCGCCCGGACGGCGGGCTCGGCGGCGTGCTCGCCGGAGTCGCGCTGCTGATCGTCTTCTCGTTCGCGTTCTCGTGGATCTGGACGATGTTCGGGCTGCTGCTGCGCACCGAGAAGTCGGTGATGGGCGTCAGCATGATGGTGATGTTCCCGCTGACCTTCCTGTCGAACATCTTCGTCGACCCGAAGACGATGCCGGGCTGGTTGCAGGCCTTCGTCAACAACAGCCCCATCACCCATCTCTCCTCGGCCGTCCGCGAACTGATGGCGGGCGACTGGCCCGCGGACGAGATCGCCTGGTCACTGGGGTGGGCGGGCCTGTTCGTGGCGGTCTTCGGACCCGTCACGATGCGGCTCTACAACAGGAAGTAG
- a CDS encoding ATP-binding cassette domain-containing protein yields MSQHTSGLAIETAGLVKTFGETRAVDGVDLSVPAGTVYGVLGPNGAGKTTTVKMLATLLRPDGGQAHVFGHDVVREADEVRGRVSLTGQYASVDEDLTGAENLILLARLLGHHKKAARMRAGQLLEAFGLTDAAAKQVKHYSGGMRRRIDIAASILNTPDLLFLDEPTTGLDPRSRNQVWDIVRAVVAQGTTVLLTTQYLDEADQLASRIAVIDRGKVIAEGTKGELKASVGAGSVHLRLRDPAQRPAAEQVLRLALDTDVQLEPDPVALTARLGGTTSDSAAEQASRALAELARTGITVDNFSLGQPSLDEVFLALTGHDTRDDSQSDPKPSKDEEVAA; encoded by the coding sequence ATGAGCCAGCACACCTCCGGCCTGGCCATCGAGACGGCGGGACTGGTGAAGACGTTCGGCGAGACGCGGGCCGTCGACGGAGTCGACCTCTCCGTCCCGGCCGGCACGGTCTACGGCGTCCTCGGCCCGAACGGCGCCGGCAAGACGACCACCGTGAAGATGCTCGCCACCCTCCTGCGCCCCGACGGCGGCCAGGCCCACGTCTTCGGCCACGACGTCGTCCGCGAGGCCGACGAGGTGCGCGGCCGGGTGAGCCTCACCGGTCAGTACGCCTCCGTCGACGAGGACCTCACCGGCGCCGAGAACCTGATCCTGCTCGCCCGTCTCCTCGGCCACCACAAGAAGGCCGCGCGGATGCGCGCCGGGCAGCTCCTGGAGGCCTTCGGGCTGACGGACGCGGCCGCGAAGCAGGTCAAGCACTACTCGGGCGGCATGCGGCGGCGCATCGACATCGCCGCGTCCATCCTCAACACCCCCGACCTGCTGTTCCTCGACGAGCCGACGACCGGCCTCGACCCGCGCAGCCGCAACCAGGTGTGGGACATCGTGCGCGCGGTGGTCGCCCAGGGCACCACCGTGCTGCTGACCACGCAGTACCTGGACGAGGCCGACCAGCTGGCGTCCCGGATCGCCGTCATCGACCGCGGCAAGGTGATCGCCGAGGGCACCAAGGGCGAGCTGAAGGCGTCCGTGGGCGCCGGATCCGTCCATCTGCGGCTGCGCGACCCGGCTCAGCGGCCCGCGGCGGAACAGGTGCTGCGGCTGGCGCTGGACACGGACGTACAGCTGGAGCCCGATCCCGTGGCCCTGACCGCCCGCCTCGGCGGCACGACCAGCGACAGCGCGGCCGAGCAGGCCTCCCGGGCGCTCGCCGAACTGGCCCGCACCGGCATCACCGTCGACAACTTCTCCCTGGGCCAGCCCAGCCTGGACGAGGTGTTCCTCGCCCTCACCGGACACGACACCCGCGACGACTCGCAGAGCGACCCGAAGCCCTCCAAGGACGAGGAGGTCGCGGCATGA
- a CDS encoding NAD(P)H-quinone oxidoreductase codes for MRAITIPEPGGPEALVWDEAPDPVPGEGEVLVEVVASAVNRADILQRQGFYDPPPGASPHPGLECSGRVVETGPGVSGWAVGDEVCALLSGGGYAEKVVVPAGQLLPVPKGVDLRQAAALPEVTCTVWSNVFMISHLRPGETLLVHGGSSGIGTMAIQLAKAVGAKVAVTAGTKEKLDHCAGLGADILVNYREQDFVAEVKQATGGAGADVILDNMGAKYLDRNIQTLAVNGRLAIIGMQGGIKGELNIAALLGKRAAISATSLRARPPAEKTAIVAAVREHVWPLLDGGHVRPVVDREIPMSDAAAAHRVVEESGHVGKVLLVVE; via the coding sequence ATGCGTGCGATCACGATTCCCGAACCTGGTGGGCCCGAGGCGCTGGTGTGGGACGAGGCCCCCGATCCGGTGCCCGGCGAGGGCGAGGTGCTGGTCGAGGTGGTGGCCAGTGCCGTCAACCGGGCCGACATCCTGCAGCGTCAGGGCTTCTACGACCCGCCGCCCGGCGCCTCTCCCCACCCCGGCCTGGAGTGCTCGGGCCGTGTCGTCGAAACCGGACCCGGTGTCTCCGGCTGGGCGGTGGGCGACGAGGTGTGCGCGCTGCTGTCGGGCGGCGGGTACGCCGAGAAGGTCGTCGTGCCGGCCGGTCAGCTGCTGCCCGTGCCCAAGGGCGTCGACCTCCGGCAGGCCGCCGCGCTGCCCGAGGTGACCTGCACGGTCTGGTCGAACGTCTTCATGATCTCCCACCTGCGCCCGGGCGAGACGCTGCTCGTGCACGGCGGCTCCAGCGGCATCGGCACGATGGCGATCCAGCTGGCCAAGGCCGTCGGTGCGAAGGTCGCGGTCACGGCGGGCACGAAGGAGAAGCTGGACCACTGTGCCGGGCTCGGCGCGGACATCCTGGTCAACTACCGGGAGCAGGACTTCGTGGCCGAGGTGAAGCAGGCGACCGGCGGCGCGGGAGCCGACGTGATCCTCGACAACATGGGCGCGAAGTACCTCGACCGCAACATCCAGACCCTCGCCGTCAACGGCCGCCTCGCGATCATCGGCATGCAGGGCGGCATCAAGGGCGAACTGAACATCGCGGCGCTCCTGGGCAAGCGCGCCGCCATCAGCGCGACGTCGCTGCGGGCCCGTCCGCCTGCCGAGAAGACGGCGATCGTGGCGGCGGTACGGGAGCACGTCTGGCCGTTGCTGGACGGGGGCCATGTCCGTCCCGTGGTGGACCGCGAGATCCCGATGAGCGACGCGGCGGCGGCGCACCGGGTGGTGGAGGAGAGCGGGCACGTGGGAAAGGTGCTGCTGGTCGTGGAGTAG